The sequence ACAGCCAACCTACGGCACCATTAGTGTCGCAGAAGGCAGAGTCCTATATACACCTTCTGTAGATTTTGTCGGTCTTGATGAATTTAGCTACCGCGTTGATGATGGTTTCAATTTATCCGAATCAGAATGGGTAAGAGTCCAAATAGATCGCACGACACCTATTGAGGATGCAGCCCCTATTTACACTGCCGGCTTCGAAAATGGTGACCCTCAATCTGGGTTGAATCAAGCGCTGACTGCTTCATTTTCAAGTAGCTATGACTCACTGACAAAAGAGCCAGCGAGCTACCACTATTACCAAGTAGAGAACGTCCCTTGGGCAAGAACCGGTGAGCATGTGCTCAAATTTTATGGAGAGCCACCCGCGTATCGTAGTGAAATTGCCTTTATGAACAGCGATTACAACTTCGCGCCGGGGGATGACTACTACTATAGTGCCAGCATTCGCCCTGATGCATCATGGCAAAACATCACTAAGTACTCCATCATCGTTACGCAGTGGAAATCCTTTAGTTCAGGGCCACATGGTGCTATTAGACTGAGCAACAACGGTGACTTTAAACTGACCTACCACGCTAAAAATTACCCCACAGTAGATCTTGGCGTTGCGCCGCAAGACACTTGGACGGACATACGGGTCTATTTCAAAAAGTCGTTAGATGCTGATGGTCGTGTGATGATCTGGGTAAATGGTGAGTTGAAACTCGATCGTGCGGGTAAAACGCTGCTGATTGGCAACAACGGTTATACCAAGCTTGGTATGTACACTGAGATTCGTGACGCGAGAACCGTATATTTTGACAACGTCTCTGTGTCTAAAGCCATTAACCGCTCGTTGGAAGAGTGGGGACGGGCACCCGTAGATGGTATTTATAACGATAGTGACAATGATGGGGAGAGTAATGGGCTTGATCCCTATCCTTTTGATCCGAATCGATAACCAATAATAAGCAGATCGGCGAACCGTCACTGACGATTCGCCGATCTAAAACAAAGTCGCTCTGCAGCCTTAATTGAGCCTAAAAATTTCAGTTAATCTAAAAACTTCGCCACGTACCAACAGTCTGCTTCGATATCAAACTGCTCCGCGCGAGCCCATTCCAGCCCCTTATCAACCAATTGTTTGGCGATACCTTGCCCACGAAATACTTCAGGCACATAAGTACGAGTAAAGTTGATGCTGTTACCGTTTAATTTATACTCCAACACACTCTCGTGGCCATCTTTCGCAACCACAAAACGTTGACGCTCTTGTTGGTGTTCAATCATAAAGTCTCCAAATTCACGCCGGGATAGAAAGGCAAAGACTACAGAAAATCAGCGCGTCATGAAAATAGAAAACCAGTATTAGACATCAATCGTACCCCTAATTAGGGTCATAGCTTGTCCACACAGTTCAATGCGCTCGCCTTTCACCATCATACCGACGTAACCACCTCGCTCTGAATCCTGGTACCCCACAAGGGAACACTTTCCGAGTTTCTCTGCCCAGTATGGGGCGAGAGCGCAGTAGGCGGATCCCGTGACCGGGTCTTCATTCACCCCAACCCAAGGAGCAAAGTAACGGGCAATAAAATCTACATCGCTTCTCGAAGATTGCGCCGTAGCGATCACTGCCCGACCATCCGATTCTAATAACGCATTAAAGTTTGGACGAAGATGGTGCAAGCTGTCTTCATGTTTCAACACTAGGAAATCTTTCCCGCCTTCTACTTCTCCAACAAACTCAATATCATCGCTGCTTAGCCCTAACGCTGCCAAACGCTCGACTGAGATGGATGCCCGCGGGAGCGGCGGGTACAAAGGAAAGTCCATTGAAATCCGCGCACCAGATTTTTGAGCAGACAACTCTCCAGACAGAGTTTGAAAAGTAAACTCCCCTCCTTCTCCTAGCAATCCAAGCTCATCTAATACATTAACCGTAGCCAAAGTGCCATGACCACATAGCGCGACCTCGACTTGCGGTGTAAACCAGCGAAGTCGGTTATCGCTAAGCGACAAAAATGCGGTTTCTGAAATCGCCATTTCCTTTGCGATATTGAGCATCAATGATGCTGGCAGCGGCTGCTGCGTAACACAAACCCCTGCGGGGTTGCCTTTAAACGGCTCGGCGGTAAACGCGTTTACCTGATAAATATCGAGTTTCATAAGAATGACCCTTTTACACCACTGCTGTGTAAAGAATAGATAATAAACGAGCGAATATCTCAATAAACCTGACGCAACCACGGAATCATAGTCACATTTGCACCTATCTGCGGCCAGGTTTCGTATATCAACTTACCTAGCTAGACGTGAGTGCCCTATGCACAGCAAAGCTCATCTCCCAAGTAAATTGTGCCCCGTGTGTCGTCGCCACTTTAACTGGCGCAAGAAATGGCGAAGCTGCTGGGATGATGTAAAATATTGCTCAAAGCGCTGCGCTTCTAACAAACATCGATTACCACTCGATCAGTGAACCGTCGAAGGCAAGAAACTGGCCATTGTTCTCGCGCTGCAGCGACATCAACACACCTATGAGCAATCGCGCAGTTTTGTCCGTTGAAAACAGTTTGTGCTCGGGTACATTAGCTTGAAAGGGTTTTGAAAGAGAGGTATCGGTTGTCCCCGGATGAAGAGCAACCGTGCACGAATTGGGCATTAATCGCCCCCACTCGATACTGATATTTTTTAGCGCCATATTCAGTGCAGCTTTCGAGCAGCGGTAGCTATACCAGCCCCCTAAACCGTTATCACTAATACTGCCAACGCGAGCTGAAATCGTTGCAAAACGAGGCGCAGTGGATCGCCTTAATAGAGACTGTAAATACTGAGCAAGAAGCAGGGTCGGCAATGTGTTGACTTGCATCGCTTTTGCAAACCGCTCAGCCTCAATAGATTTGAGATTTTTCTCTGGCTGCGCTTGGTCGATAGAAA is a genomic window of Vibrio sp. CB1-14 containing:
- a CDS encoding heparin lyase I family protein; this encodes MSTTIKKRTLVMAVALACASTTALANDTDGDGINDSLDVFPWDPTKWALPFHELPTVIEAEDFDLGGQGVAYSDREVDNLGSKNYRNEGVDFSTHDGKVHVGWFGRNEWMNYTVNVSESGYYEFSAWLGSTSTTVRSVELHEGGDVLVEMPFLSSSGVVRNFEQTEPYTLYLTAGEHTFTLFARDGSVRVDRIQFDLSPLSKDSDGDGVVDAEDAFPNDPTETKDSDKDGIGDNQDPDDDNDGVPDVDDDYPLDPTRSENITTSTQPDQCVGAENQQLLCDVLANDSDPENDQLTIILSEQPTYGTISVAEGRVLYTPSVDFVGLDEFSYRVDDGFNLSESEWVRVQIDRTTPIEDAAPIYTAGFENGDPQSGLNQALTASFSSSYDSLTKEPASYHYYQVENVPWARTGEHVLKFYGEPPAYRSEIAFMNSDYNFAPGDDYYYSASIRPDASWQNITKYSIIVTQWKSFSSGPHGAIRLSNNGDFKLTYHAKNYPTVDLGVAPQDTWTDIRVYFKKSLDADGRVMIWVNGELKLDRAGKTLLIGNNGYTKLGMYTEIRDARTVYFDNVSVSKAINRSLEEWGRAPVDGIYNDSDNDGESNGLDPYPFDPNR
- a CDS encoding GNAT family N-acetyltransferase, which gives rise to MIEHQQERQRFVVAKDGHESVLEYKLNGNSINFTRTYVPEVFRGQGIAKQLVDKGLEWARAEQFDIEADCWYVAKFLD
- a CDS encoding PhzF family phenazine biosynthesis protein, whose product is MKLDIYQVNAFTAEPFKGNPAGVCVTQQPLPASLMLNIAKEMAISETAFLSLSDNRLRWFTPQVEVALCGHGTLATVNVLDELGLLGEGGEFTFQTLSGELSAQKSGARISMDFPLYPPLPRASISVERLAALGLSSDDIEFVGEVEGGKDFLVLKHEDSLHHLRPNFNALLESDGRAVIATAQSSRSDVDFIARYFAPWVGVNEDPVTGSAYCALAPYWAEKLGKCSLVGYQDSERGGYVGMMVKGERIELCGQAMTLIRGTIDV
- a CDS encoding DUF2256 domain-containing protein; amino-acid sequence: MHSKAHLPSKLCPVCRRHFNWRKKWRSCWDDVKYCSKRCASNKHRLPLDQ
- a CDS encoding SDR family NAD(P)-dependent oxidoreductase, with protein sequence MNVLIVGGSGGIGWALCKTLSTLPNVTVMATYRQGVPKEAEDYSDIVWLPLDVCEPSQYAPLVEGITEVLSGVQDKGVEQPARLDWVINCVGQLSIDQAQPEKNLKSIEAERFAKAMQVNTLPTLLLAQYLQSLLRRSTAPRFATISARVGSISDNGLGGWYSYRCSKAALNMALKNISIEWGRLMPNSCTVALHPGTTDTSLSKPFQANVPEHKLFSTDKTARLLIGVLMSLQRENNGQFLAFDGSLIEW